A stretch of the Thermus thermophilus genome encodes the following:
- the proB gene encoding glutamate 5-kinase, giving the protein MRPGLSAKRLVVKVGSAVLTGERGLDLEAMAEIARQVAALKEEGREVVLVSSGAVAAGMRRLGLEERPKDMPLKQALAALGQPLLMARWQEAFAPFGLPVAQVLLTAEDLSSRSRYLNAKATLRALLDLGALPVINENDTVAFEEIRFGDNDQLSARVAALVEAGLLALLSDVDALYEEDPKKNPQARPIAEVESVEAVLAHAGEENPLGSGGMRSKLLAARIAGRVGIPTLLLPGKRPGVLLQALSGAPLGTYFHAKRRYRGEKAWLFGLVRPKGELVLDRGAVRALKERGASLLPAGVKEVRGRFGRGEAVRLLSEEGEEVGVGLANYASEEIARIKGRRSAEIEAVLGYRYTEEVVHRDHLALKEEA; this is encoded by the coding sequence ATGCGCCCGGGGCTTTCGGCCAAGCGCCTGGTGGTCAAGGTGGGAAGCGCCGTCCTCACAGGGGAAAGGGGCCTGGACCTCGAGGCCATGGCCGAGATCGCCCGCCAGGTGGCCGCCCTAAAGGAGGAGGGCCGGGAGGTGGTCTTGGTCTCCTCGGGGGCGGTGGCGGCGGGGATGCGGCGGCTGGGGCTTGAGGAGCGCCCCAAGGACATGCCCCTGAAGCAGGCCCTCGCCGCCCTCGGCCAGCCCCTCCTCATGGCCCGGTGGCAAGAGGCCTTCGCCCCCTTCGGCCTCCCCGTGGCCCAGGTCCTCCTCACCGCCGAGGACCTCTCCTCCAGGAGCCGCTACCTGAACGCCAAGGCCACCCTGCGGGCCCTTCTGGACCTCGGGGCCCTGCCCGTGATCAACGAGAACGACACCGTGGCCTTTGAGGAGATCCGCTTCGGGGACAACGACCAGCTCTCCGCCCGGGTGGCGGCGTTGGTGGAGGCGGGCCTCCTCGCCCTCCTCTCCGATGTGGACGCCCTCTACGAGGAGGACCCTAAGAAAAACCCCCAGGCCCGCCCCATCGCCGAGGTGGAGTCCGTGGAGGCGGTGTTGGCCCACGCCGGGGAGGAAAACCCCTTGGGAAGCGGGGGGATGAGGAGCAAGCTCCTCGCCGCCCGCATCGCCGGTAGGGTGGGGATCCCCACCCTGCTTCTCCCCGGGAAACGGCCCGGGGTCCTCCTCCAGGCCCTCTCCGGGGCCCCCCTGGGCACCTACTTCCACGCCAAAAGGCGCTACCGGGGGGAAAAGGCCTGGCTCTTTGGCCTCGTCCGCCCCAAGGGGGAGCTCGTCTTGGACCGGGGGGCGGTGCGCGCCCTAAAGGAGCGGGGGGCAAGCCTCCTTCCCGCCGGGGTTAAGGAGGTGCGGGGAAGGTTTGGCCGGGGCGAGGCGGTCCGCCTCCTCTCGGAGGAGGGAGAGGAGGTGGGTGTGGGGCTCGCCAACTACGCCTCGGAGGAGATCGCCCGCATCAAGGGGCGGCGGAGCGCGGAGATTGAGGCCGTCCTGGGCTACCGCTACACCGAGGAGGTGGTCCACCGGGACCACCTCGCCCTGAAGGAGGAGGCATGA
- a CDS encoding cytochrome b — MYRWLDERLDLRGLYHKVLRKAFPVHHTFFLGEITLFAFVVLVLTGVFLTLNYEPSIREVRLADGRTVPAAYASVLYIDSLPFGAVIRSLHHWSAHVMIAAAFLHMLRILLSGAYKKPRELNYLVGLGLLGLTVVTAFTGYALPYDNYAVTATRIGYGIAHSIPWIGGALADLMFAGEFPGSERSIPRLFSLHVLWLPLGLMALIGLHLAIMVKQKHTQPRYAERVAPGKILGVPMYPQQMVMMLILFALYVGILTIIAGAFLAHPVEAFGPPTPNTPAVKPDWYFLWLYGLLQIIPSSWVFRLFGATIGPEFIGGVLVPGILGLVALLLPFVDTRKDKMRYMELPSEHPVRTSAVLALLVFFLMASLAGYKIDFQQQGSILGENAVLWTLVLGGPLLTFLVSYVLMRVFYGKAREEKAL; from the coding sequence ATGTACCGGTGGCTTGACGAGCGCTTAGACCTCAGGGGCCTCTACCACAAGGTCCTGCGCAAGGCCTTCCCCGTCCACCACACCTTCTTCCTCGGCGAGATCACCCTCTTCGCCTTCGTGGTCCTGGTCCTCACCGGGGTCTTCCTCACGCTGAACTACGAGCCTTCCATCCGGGAGGTGCGGCTTGCCGACGGGCGCACCGTGCCCGCGGCCTACGCCAGCGTCCTTTACATAGACAGCCTCCCCTTCGGCGCCGTGATCCGGAGCCTCCACCACTGGTCGGCCCACGTGATGATCGCCGCGGCCTTCCTCCACATGCTCCGGATCCTCCTCTCCGGGGCCTACAAGAAGCCCCGGGAGCTCAACTACCTGGTGGGCCTTGGCCTTCTGGGCCTTACCGTGGTCACCGCCTTCACCGGGTACGCCCTGCCTTACGACAACTACGCCGTGACCGCCACCCGCATCGGCTACGGCATCGCCCACTCCATCCCGTGGATCGGGGGTGCCCTGGCCGACCTGATGTTCGCCGGGGAGTTCCCGGGCTCGGAGAGGTCCATCCCTAGGCTTTTTAGCCTCCACGTCCTCTGGCTTCCCCTCGGGCTCATGGCCCTCATCGGGCTCCACCTCGCCATCATGGTCAAGCAGAAGCACACCCAGCCCCGCTACGCCGAGCGCGTGGCCCCGGGGAAGATCCTGGGCGTGCCCATGTACCCCCAGCAGATGGTCATGATGCTCATCCTCTTCGCCCTCTACGTGGGCATCCTGACCATCATCGCCGGGGCCTTCCTGGCCCACCCCGTGGAGGCCTTTGGCCCGCCCACCCCCAACACTCCGGCGGTGAAGCCCGACTGGTACTTCCTCTGGCTCTACGGCCTGCTCCAGATCATCCCCTCCAGCTGGGTGTTCCGCCTCTTCGGGGCCACCATCGGGCCGGAGTTCATCGGGGGCGTCCTGGTCCCTGGGATCCTCGGCCTGGTGGCCCTCCTTCTCCCCTTCGTGGACACCCGCAAGGACAAGATGCGCTACATGGAGCTTCCCTCGGAGCACCCGGTGCGCACGAGCGCCGTCTTGGCCCTGCTGGTCTTCTTCCTCATGGCGAGCCTCGCGGGGTACAAGATTGACTTCCAGCAGCAGGGCTCCATCCTGGGCGAAAACGCCGTCCTCTGGACCCTGGTCCTGGGTGGGCCCCTCCTCACCTTCTTGGTTTCCTACGTGCTCATGCGGGTCTTTTACGGGAAGGCGCGGGAGGAAAAGGCCCTTTAG
- a CDS encoding glutamate-5-semialdehyde dehydrogenase has product MTATSLWELAERARKRLSEIAKGNRDRALLAMADLLEARWEEVLRANREDLEEAERTGLPKAKLDRLALKEKDLKTLTEGLRQIARLPDPLGRIEGLAKRPNGLRVGRMRVPLGLIGFIYEARPGATVEAVSVALKAGNAMLLRGGKEAFRSNRALVALWHEALGEAGLPEEAVTLVPTTDREAVLEMCRLELLDLLIPRGGEELIRLVQKEARVPVLAHAKGVNHLYVDEKADLAMALRLALNGKTQRPAVCNALEAVLVHEKVAEAFLPRLERAMREKGVELRACPRALPLLQEAVPAREDEWDREYLDLILRVKVVSGLEEALAHIARYGSRHTEAICTEDPKAAWRFLEEVDASLVLWNASTRFNDGFELGLGAEIGISTSKLHAYGPMGPMELTTLKWVALGEGQERT; this is encoded by the coding sequence ATGACGGCAACAAGCCTTTGGGAACTGGCGGAGCGCGCGCGGAAGAGGCTTTCCGAGATCGCCAAGGGGAACCGGGACCGGGCCCTCCTCGCCATGGCGGACCTCCTCGAGGCCCGCTGGGAAGAGGTCCTAAGGGCCAACCGGGAAGACCTGGAGGAGGCGGAAAGAACGGGGCTTCCCAAGGCCAAGCTGGACCGGCTGGCCCTAAAGGAGAAGGACCTCAAGACCCTCACGGAGGGCCTGAGGCAGATCGCCCGCCTCCCCGACCCCCTGGGGCGGATAGAGGGCCTGGCCAAGCGGCCGAACGGCCTGAGGGTGGGCAGGATGCGGGTGCCTTTGGGCCTCATCGGCTTCATCTACGAGGCGCGGCCCGGGGCCACGGTGGAGGCGGTCTCCGTGGCCTTGAAGGCGGGAAACGCCATGCTCCTGAGGGGCGGGAAGGAGGCCTTCCGGTCCAACCGGGCCCTGGTGGCCCTCTGGCACGAGGCCCTGGGAGAGGCGGGCCTTCCCGAGGAGGCCGTGACCCTCGTCCCCACCACGGACCGGGAGGCCGTCTTGGAGATGTGCCGCCTGGAGCTTTTGGACCTCCTCATCCCGAGGGGGGGAGAGGAGCTCATAAGGCTCGTGCAGAAGGAGGCCCGGGTTCCCGTCCTCGCCCACGCCAAGGGGGTGAACCACCTCTACGTGGACGAGAAGGCGGACCTCGCCATGGCCCTCCGCCTCGCCCTAAACGGCAAGACCCAGCGCCCCGCGGTGTGCAACGCCCTCGAGGCCGTCTTAGTCCACGAGAAGGTGGCGGAGGCCTTCCTCCCCAGGCTGGAAAGGGCCATGCGGGAGAAGGGGGTGGAGCTCAGGGCCTGCCCAAGGGCCCTCCCCCTCCTTCAAGAAGCGGTCCCCGCCCGGGAGGACGAGTGGGACCGGGAGTATTTGGACCTCATCCTAAGGGTCAAGGTGGTCTCGGGGCTGGAGGAGGCCCTCGCCCACATCGCCCGCTACGGCTCCCGGCACACCGAGGCCATCTGCACCGAGGATCCCAAGGCGGCCTGGCGCTTCCTGGAGGAGGTGGACGCGAGCCTGGTCCTCTGGAACGCCTCCACCCGCTTTAACGACGGCTTTGAGCTGGGGCTTGGGGCGGAGATCGGCATCAGCACCTCCAAGCTCCACGCCTACGGCCCCATGGGGCCCATGGAGCTCACCACCCTCAAGTGGGTGGCCCTGGGGGAGGGGCAGGAGCGCACGTGA
- a CDS encoding ATP-binding cassette domain-containing protein, with translation MVQAEGLTKRYREAVAVEGLTFGVGPGEVYALLGPNGAGKTTTLRLLSTLVRPSAGRALVAGFDVVREPLEVRRNLGLVNGGMRVYERLTGREVLEFFAGFYGLKGRAFLGALDWVVDLLGMEETLDKKVGEMSTGMRQKVVIARAILHRPKVLLLDEATAGLDVFARRALLDFVKAYRDLGNAIVYSTHVMAEAEEVADRVGFLHRGRLVYEGSLGEALALGDGSLERAFVRQVRRA, from the coding sequence ATGGTCCAGGCAGAGGGCCTTACCAAGCGCTACCGTGAGGCCGTGGCCGTGGAGGGCCTGACCTTTGGGGTGGGGCCCGGGGAGGTCTACGCCCTCCTCGGCCCCAACGGGGCGGGGAAGACCACCACCTTGCGCCTCCTCTCTACCCTCGTCCGCCCGAGCGCCGGGAGGGCTCTGGTGGCGGGCTTTGACGTGGTGCGGGAGCCCCTCGAGGTGCGCCGCAACCTCGGCTTGGTGAACGGGGGCATGCGGGTCTACGAGCGCCTCACGGGGCGGGAGGTCCTGGAGTTCTTCGCGGGCTTCTACGGCCTCAAAGGGCGGGCCTTTCTCGGGGCCTTGGACTGGGTGGTGGACCTCTTGGGAATGGAGGAGACCCTGGACAAGAAAGTGGGGGAGATGTCCACCGGGATGCGGCAGAAGGTGGTCATCGCCCGGGCCATCCTCCACCGGCCCAAGGTCCTCCTCCTGGACGAGGCCACGGCGGGCCTGGACGTCTTCGCCCGCAGGGCTCTTCTGGACTTCGTGAAGGCCTACCGGGACCTGGGCAACGCCATCGTCTACTCCACCCACGTGATGGCCGAGGCCGAGGAGGTGGCGGACCGGGTGGGCTTCCTCCACCGGGGACGGCTGGTCTACGAGGGGAGCCTGGGCGAGGCCCTGGCCTTGGGGGACGGGAGTCTGGAGCGGGCCTTCGTCCGACAGGTGCGGAGGGCGTGA
- a CDS encoding ubiquinol-cytochrome c reductase iron-sulfur subunit, protein MDEREVRLRQSRRRLFLKTVIGTGIGLSLVSAFYVGASLRPKAEVTPEKEPLKPGDILVYAQGGGEPKPIRLEELKPGDPFVLAYPMDPKTKVVKSGEAKNTVLVARFDPAELAPEVAQHAAEGVVAYSAVCTHLGCIVSQWVADKGAGLCPCHGGVYDLKQGAQVVAGPPPRPLPQLPVRVEDGVLVAAGEFLGPVGVQASAGACTWRV, encoded by the coding sequence ATGGACGAGCGCGAGGTCCGCTTGCGCCAATCCCGTAGGCGGCTTTTCCTAAAGACGGTCATCGGCACCGGCATCGGCCTCTCCTTGGTCTCGGCCTTCTACGTGGGGGCAAGCCTCCGCCCCAAGGCCGAGGTCACGCCGGAGAAGGAGCCTTTAAAGCCCGGGGACATCCTGGTCTACGCCCAGGGGGGCGGGGAGCCCAAGCCCATCCGCCTCGAGGAGCTTAAGCCCGGGGACCCCTTCGTCCTCGCCTACCCCATGGACCCCAAGACCAAGGTGGTCAAAAGCGGCGAGGCCAAGAACACCGTCCTGGTGGCCCGCTTTGATCCCGCGGAGCTTGCCCCCGAGGTGGCCCAGCACGCCGCGGAGGGCGTGGTGGCCTACTCCGCCGTCTGCACCCACCTGGGGTGCATCGTGAGCCAGTGGGTGGCGGACAAGGGGGCCGGCCTCTGCCCCTGCCACGGAGGGGTGTACGACCTCAAGCAAGGCGCCCAGGTCGTCGCCGGGCCCCCGCCCAGGCCCCTCCCCCAGCTTCCCGTGCGGGTGGAGGACGGCGTCTTGGTGGCGGCCGGGGAGTTTTTGGGTCCGGTGGGGGTCCAGGCGAGCGCCGGGGCCTGCACTTGGAGGGTCTAG
- a CDS encoding ABC transporter permease, with product MEAVLRIFRKELVQVFRDRKLVFSTLVLPVLLMPVFMFGPSLFLNRLMQGAAEKVQEVAVAGLPEEALKALEEAQLKPVNNPDPEGAVREGRYPAGVAFREGVYRVYGRLASGLTESQVVVEKVKGALQALKEAKVAEALRRAGLPQEVLSPFGVEVVDASPPRERAGGLLGFLLPFFLVVFILSGGQVVAVDATAGEKEKGTLEALLAAPIPLVQVALGKALATVAMGLLSGVAGLLGLALGGAWSARLGGGILTERGEVLALGGQVSLDGGSFLALFLTAFLLALFMGAVMVALGLYARSFKEAQSYMAPLQLLALLPLLFLQFRGFLQLEAWHHLLPLFNVALLMDALLKGTATPLQAGLTWLSTLVYAGAALGLAVWAFGREDVVFRN from the coding sequence ATGGAAGCCGTTTTAAGAATATTCCGAAAGGAGCTCGTCCAGGTCTTTCGCGACCGGAAGCTGGTCTTCTCCACCCTGGTCCTTCCCGTCCTGCTGATGCCGGTCTTCATGTTCGGGCCCAGCCTCTTCCTAAACCGGCTCATGCAGGGCGCGGCGGAGAAGGTGCAAGAGGTGGCGGTGGCGGGGCTTCCCGAGGAGGCCCTAAAGGCCCTGGAGGAAGCGCAGCTTAAGCCCGTGAACAATCCGGACCCCGAAGGGGCGGTGCGGGAAGGCCGCTACCCTGCGGGGGTGGCCTTCCGGGAAGGGGTGTACCGGGTCTACGGCCGCCTGGCCTCCGGCCTCACGGAAAGCCAGGTGGTCGTGGAGAAGGTCAAGGGGGCCCTGCAGGCCCTTAAGGAGGCCAAGGTGGCGGAGGCCCTCCGGCGGGCGGGGCTTCCCCAGGAGGTCCTTTCCCCGTTCGGGGTGGAAGTGGTGGACGCCTCCCCGCCCAGGGAAAGGGCCGGGGGGCTTTTGGGGTTCCTCCTCCCCTTCTTCCTGGTGGTCTTTATCCTCTCCGGAGGCCAGGTGGTGGCGGTGGACGCCACGGCGGGGGAGAAGGAGAAGGGGACCCTCGAGGCCCTTTTGGCCGCTCCCATCCCCCTGGTCCAGGTGGCCCTGGGCAAGGCCTTGGCCACGGTGGCCATGGGCCTGCTCTCAGGGGTGGCGGGGCTTTTGGGGCTGGCCCTGGGCGGGGCCTGGAGCGCCCGCCTTGGCGGGGGCATCCTCACGGAGAGGGGCGAGGTCCTGGCCTTGGGCGGACAGGTGAGCCTGGACGGAGGGAGCTTCCTTGCCCTCTTCCTCACCGCCTTCCTCCTCGCCCTCTTCATGGGGGCGGTGATGGTGGCCCTGGGGCTTTACGCCCGGAGCTTCAAGGAGGCGCAAAGCTACATGGCCCCCCTGCAGCTTTTGGCCCTTCTCCCCCTCCTCTTCCTGCAGTTTCGGGGCTTCCTGCAGCTCGAGGCCTGGCACCACCTCCTTCCCCTCTTCAACGTGGCCCTGCTGATGGATGCCCTCCTCAAGGGCACCGCCACCCCTTTGCAGGCGGGGCTCACCTGGCTTTCCACCCTGGTCTACGCCGGGGCCGCCCTGGGCCTGGCGGTGTGGGCCTTCGGGCGGGAGGACGTGGTGTTCCGCAACTAG
- a CDS encoding YhjD/YihY/BrkB family envelope integrity protein, with translation MLRRFYRLYQEAHVPFFAAALAYYALLSLMPLLFLLVGLFGLLLSGNPALRTEVFQALTQLTLALFPARPEMAQSLLDFLTRGAFPLTLGSGLLLLWSGSNFFAALSYALGLIFGRPPGVRSRLLALVTPFLLGLGLILLALLGLALGFLARFLPRGLQGLLGPLEELVPLSAAFLLFLLTYALLRGAGRLRALPPLAAGAGVATLLFEGVRLGLPRLLPRSQYELLYGPLAGFVLALLGLYLILLALLVGAVAARVLEEAREAG, from the coding sequence TTGCTTAGGCGCTTCTACCGCCTCTACCAAGAGGCCCACGTCCCCTTCTTCGCCGCGGCCCTCGCCTACTACGCCCTCCTCTCCCTCATGCCCCTCCTCTTCCTCCTGGTGGGCCTCTTCGGCCTCCTCCTCTCGGGAAACCCCGCCCTGAGGACCGAGGTGTTCCAGGCCCTGACTCAGCTCACCCTGGCCCTCTTCCCCGCCCGCCCCGAGATGGCCCAAAGCCTCCTGGACTTCCTCACCCGGGGCGCCTTCCCCCTGACCTTGGGAAGCGGCCTCCTCCTCCTCTGGTCGGGAAGCAACTTCTTCGCCGCCCTGAGCTACGCCCTGGGCCTGATCTTCGGCCGCCCGCCCGGGGTGCGAAGCCGCCTCCTCGCCCTGGTCACGCCCTTTCTCCTGGGCTTAGGCCTCATCCTCCTCGCCCTCCTCGGCCTCGCCCTGGGGTTTCTCGCCCGCTTCCTCCCCCGAGGGCTCCAAGGCCTCCTGGGGCCCCTGGAGGAACTCGTCCCCCTGTCCGCCGCCTTCCTCCTCTTCCTCCTCACCTACGCCCTCCTCCGGGGCGCAGGGCGCCTTAGGGCGCTCCCTCCCCTCGCCGCCGGGGCGGGGGTGGCGACCCTCCTCTTTGAGGGCGTCCGCCTCGGGCTCCCGAGGCTCCTCCCCCGCTCCCAGTACGAGCTCCTCTACGGCCCCTTGGCGGGCTTCGTCCTGGCCCTGCTCGGCCTCTACCTCATCCTCCTCGCCCTCCTCGTGGGCGCCGTGGCGGCGCGGGTCCTGGAAGAGGCCCGCGAGGCGGGCTAG
- a CDS encoding IS4 family transposase → MPPTTPLSQVITLWVHKVFASLRKTIRSNLALFLSTLLTTPLDPTLSDLARRTPLPTLAQSRLNRLWRFLHHPTLQDPWALTEALLPLLVPRFPKDRPLPLIVDWTFTEDGRHQALVAALPLKGRALVVAFALHPLSPFPSQNRVEEEFLHRLGRAVQDLGYTPLFLLDRGFDRVSLMRKLQGWGMGFLIRLRQNREVEPQGGKRLPLKEGYQRVVHPLREEVRLFGHGGEGVEVTLLVYPGGRDPWYLAYSGPFGGEPPYGWRMWIEEGFRDLKGQGFGLDRHRLRTGASLRGWLWLLALGMALLVLLGARLQGREWLPRLLAHPERQSLFRLGRIALAQGPPPWREAVVEELVRLLQELGGGK, encoded by the coding sequence GTGCCGCCCACCACCCCCCTTTCCCAAGTTATCACCCTCTGGGTCCATAAGGTCTTCGCCTCCCTCAGGAAAACCATCCGCTCCAACCTCGCCCTCTTCCTGTCCACCCTCCTCACTACCCCCCTGGACCCCACCCTCTCCGACCTCGCCCGCAGAACCCCCCTCCCCACCCTGGCCCAAAGCCGCCTCAATCGCCTCTGGCGCTTCCTCCATCACCCCACCCTGCAAGACCCCTGGGCCCTCACCGAAGCCCTCCTCCCCCTCCTCGTCCCTCGTTTCCCCAAAGACCGCCCCCTCCCCCTCATCGTGGACTGGACCTTCACAGAGGACGGTAGGCACCAAGCCCTGGTGGCCGCCCTTCCCCTCAAGGGAAGGGCCCTGGTGGTGGCCTTCGCTCTTCACCCCCTCTCCCCTTTCCCCAGTCAAAACCGGGTGGAGGAGGAGTTCCTCCACCGCCTGGGCCGCGCCGTCCAGGACCTGGGATATACCCCCCTCTTCCTCCTGGACCGCGGCTTTGACCGGGTCTCCCTGATGCGAAAGCTCCAGGGGTGGGGCATGGGCTTCCTCATCCGCCTGCGGCAGAACCGGGAGGTGGAACCCCAAGGGGGGAAGCGCCTTCCCCTGAAGGAGGGCTACCAGCGTGTGGTCCACCCCCTGCGGGAGGAGGTCCGCCTTTTCGGACACGGTGGGGAGGGGGTAGAAGTCACCCTCCTGGTGTACCCAGGGGGTCGGGATCCCTGGTATCTGGCCTATTCGGGCCCTTTTGGGGGGGAGCCGCCCTATGGGTGGCGGATGTGGATTGAAGAGGGGTTTAGGGACCTGAAGGGGCAGGGGTTTGGGCTGGACCGCCATCGGCTGCGGACGGGGGCGAGCCTCAGGGGGTGGTTATGGCTTCTGGCCTTGGGGATGGCGCTCTTGGTCCTTCTGGGGGCGCGCTTGCAGGGCAGGGAATGGCTTCCCCGGCTTCTGGCCCATCCCGAGCGGCAAAGCCTCTTCCGTCTGGGCCGGATCGCCCTGGCCCAGGGGCCCCCGCCTTGGAGGGAAGCAGTGGTGGAGGAGCTGGTCAGGTTGCTTCAGGAACTGGGGGGAGGAAAGTGA
- a CDS encoding cob(I)yrinic acid a,c-diamide adenosyltransferase, translated as MKIYTRTGDAGETGLYGSDRVVKAHPRVEAYGTVDEANSAIGLARSLLPAEHLDLHDLLERVQNALFDLGADLATRMGSPYEKNIARMDAEDVEALEKAIDRYQEESPPFRGFILPGGHPAAAALHLARTVVRRAERKVVALSREEPVNPEVIRYLNRLSDLLFVLARVVNARLGVREEGWLVKKRR; from the coding sequence ATGAAGATCTACACCAGGACGGGGGACGCCGGGGAGACCGGCCTTTACGGGTCCGATCGGGTGGTGAAGGCCCACCCCCGGGTGGAGGCCTACGGCACCGTGGACGAGGCCAACAGCGCCATCGGCCTCGCCCGAAGCCTCCTCCCTGCGGAGCACCTAGACCTCCACGACCTCCTGGAGCGCGTTCAAAACGCCCTCTTTGATCTGGGGGCGGACCTGGCGACCCGTATGGGAAGCCCCTACGAGAAGAACATCGCCCGCATGGACGCCGAGGACGTGGAGGCCCTGGAAAAGGCCATTGACCGCTACCAGGAGGAAAGCCCCCCCTTCCGGGGCTTCATCCTCCCCGGAGGGCATCCGGCGGCGGCCGCGCTTCACCTCGCCCGCACCGTGGTGCGCCGCGCCGAGCGCAAGGTGGTGGCCTTGAGCCGGGAGGAGCCCGTGAACCCCGAGGTGATCCGCTACCTGAACCGGCTTTCCGACCTCCTCTTCGTCCTGGCCCGGGTGGTGAACGCCCGGCTAGGGGTCAGGGAGGAAGGGTGGCTGGTGAAGAAGCGCCGCTAA
- a CDS encoding cytochrome C — protein sequence MYRNDPILPTFALILAAGLFYAAYLDGRHIARLLGHVPEELSVGQIGLMAFGAVLLLYGLMGLVSYWLEGVELRPGRHFPTPSTAPVAAGVILVLLLTALSGFFVRLLAYSAQTGHNPTWLQGLIFGSISLVVAALFGIYRRFFGREEVITEEEKSEFPW from the coding sequence ATGTACCGCAACGACCCCATCCTGCCCACCTTTGCCCTGATCCTGGCGGCTGGCCTCTTCTACGCCGCCTACCTGGATGGCCGCCACATCGCCCGCCTCCTGGGCCACGTCCCCGAGGAGCTTTCCGTGGGTCAGATCGGGCTTATGGCCTTCGGGGCGGTCCTGCTTCTCTACGGGCTCATGGGCTTGGTCTCCTACTGGCTTGAAGGTGTAGAACTCCGCCCAGGCCGCCACTTTCCCACCCCCTCCACCGCCCCCGTGGCCGCGGGCGTCATTTTGGTCCTCCTCCTCACCGCCCTTTCCGGCTTCTTCGTGCGGCTCCTCGCCTACTCCGCCCAGACCGGGCACAACCCCACCTGGCTCCAGGGCCTCATCTTCGGGTCCATCAGCCTGGTGGTGGCGGCCCTCTTCGGGATCTACCGCCGCTTCTTCGGCCGGGAAGAGGTGATCACCGAGGAGGAGAAGAGCGAGTTCCCCTGGTGA
- a CDS encoding sugar phosphate isomerase/epimerase family protein has protein sequence MRLGFSPFNAELDYEAAFPLAAELGLDLEVAYDLHEAFPLPGARELRATGEALGVGFTLHLPFVELNPASLIPSVRKLSQERLLRALEFGEALGAKVGVLHTGLIPVRHPVAERLAWEALEETLALLHDPPIPVALENLALWEHDLVRGPEELRRLLERHPHLGFCLDVGHALVELGPKGPFRYLEALGDRLLHLHLHDNHGRRDDHLPVGSGRVPWEGLASFLRGFSGTAALEVVGGLEGVRRSVERLTALLAP, from the coding sequence ATGCGCCTAGGCTTCAGCCCCTTCAACGCGGAGCTGGACTACGAGGCTGCCTTCCCCCTGGCGGCGGAGCTCGGGCTGGACCTGGAGGTGGCCTACGACCTGCACGAGGCCTTTCCCCTCCCGGGGGCGCGGGAGCTTAGGGCCACGGGGGAGGCCTTGGGGGTGGGCTTCACCCTCCACCTCCCCTTCGTGGAGCTGAACCCGGCAAGCCTCATCCCGAGCGTCCGCAAGCTCTCCCAGGAGCGGCTTCTCCGGGCCCTGGAGTTCGGGGAGGCCTTGGGGGCGAAGGTGGGGGTGCTGCACACGGGCCTCATCCCCGTGCGCCACCCCGTGGCGGAGCGGCTTGCCTGGGAGGCCCTGGAGGAGACCCTCGCCCTCCTCCACGACCCGCCCATCCCCGTGGCCCTGGAGAACCTGGCCCTTTGGGAGCACGACCTCGTCCGGGGCCCGGAGGAGCTCCGCCGCCTTCTGGAGCGCCACCCCCACCTTGGGTTCTGCCTGGACGTGGGGCACGCCCTGGTGGAGCTTGGCCCCAAGGGGCCTTTCCGCTACCTCGAGGCCCTGGGGGACCGGCTTCTCCACCTTCACCTCCACGACAACCACGGGCGGCGGGACGACCACCTCCCCGTGGGCTCGGGGCGCGTCCCCTGGGAGGGGCTTGCCTCCTTCCTCCGGGGGTTTTCCGGCACGGCCGCCTTGGAGGTGGTGGGCGGCCTCGAGGGGGTGCGGCGGAGCGTGGAGCGGCTTACCGCCCTCCTCGCCCCGTGA
- a CDS encoding c-type cytochrome: MIVDRIEVYLDQGTEPVAVLKEPPYRWKLDTRNLPDGEHTLRVVTHFRGGGQEIRIIPFTVNNYPDVLVLGVDEGGEVAGEVELRMHVGEPELPVETPRFNPLWYAVAAVVLLGGIWSYFALSPAAERIVEEVAPPAQEAQAHGGGQEAVAPAGVDPALMEKGKAIYEANCAACHQANGQGLPPAFPALAGNPNLQDAQMILNVVKNGRGAMPAVGANFSEEELKAVATYIRNSFGNSFGPVE; this comes from the coding sequence ATGATCGTAGACCGCATTGAAGTCTACCTGGACCAGGGGACGGAGCCCGTCGCCGTGCTAAAAGAGCCCCCCTATCGGTGGAAGCTGGACACCCGGAACCTCCCCGACGGGGAGCACACCCTCCGGGTGGTGACCCACTTTCGCGGCGGAGGCCAGGAGATCCGGATCATTCCCTTCACCGTCAACAACTACCCCGACGTTCTCGTCCTCGGCGTGGACGAGGGGGGCGAGGTGGCGGGGGAGGTGGAGCTCCGCATGCACGTGGGCGAGCCGGAGCTTCCCGTGGAGACCCCCCGCTTCAACCCCCTCTGGTACGCCGTGGCCGCCGTGGTGTTGCTGGGCGGCATCTGGAGCTACTTCGCCCTCTCCCCGGCCGCGGAGCGGATCGTGGAGGAGGTGGCCCCGCCCGCCCAGGAGGCCCAGGCCCACGGGGGTGGCCAGGAGGCGGTGGCGCCCGCGGGGGTGGACCCCGCCCTCATGGAGAAGGGCAAGGCCATCTACGAGGCGAACTGCGCCGCCTGCCACCAGGCGAACGGCCAGGGCCTACCCCCAGCCTTCCCCGCCCTGGCGGGCAACCCCAACCTCCAGGACGCCCAGATGATCCTTAACGTCGTCAAGAACGGCCGCGGGGCCATGCCCGCCGTGGGGGCCAACTTCAGCGAGGAGGAGCTCAAGGCCGTGGCCACCTACATCCGCAACAGCTTCGGCAACAGCTTCGGCCCCGTGGAGTAA